The sequence TACCCTACTCTCACCATGGCATCATAATGCGCTTTGGATAACGATTGACCCAAACTCTCTGCACAGAGAGGCATACCCGTGATCAACAGAACACCGACTATTCTCTTTTTCGCTGAATCTTTAATGGTCTATCTGCTCTACTTCTATTTTGCCAGCTTCATCTGCACGCAATGCGATAAGCGTTGAGCCTACTTCTATCTCCATCGTCTGCTTGGCAAGGGAGCACCCTTTGACAAAAAGAGTTTCACCCCGCATCACTCCAAATGAGGTGAGCCTGTCCTTTAGAGCCTTGTCCGCATGTACCTTTATGATCTCTGCTTTGTCACCTTTATGCAATTCACTCAATACCATCTTACACTCCTGTCATCATCAACGTCACATGGTACGCTACAAAACTCAATATCCAAGCTGTCACTGTGGTCATAAAGAAAAGATAGACCAGGTATTTCCACCCTCCGGCCTCTTTTGCAAAGACCATGGATGCAGCCAAGCAAGGCAGGTAGACCATTACAAAGACCACAAATGCTATAGCTGCGGCAAATGGGATGTTCGCTTTGATCTTTGCTATCAATCCTTCATTCCCTTCATCCACTTCATCTCCAAGCGCATAGAGTACGCCCAGTGTCGAGACCACTACCTCTTTTGCCGCAAGTCCTGATTCCAATGCCACTGCCATACGCCAGTCAAACCCGAGCGGTGCAAAAAACGGTTCGGAAGCATGTCCTATCTTCCCCAGGTAACTCTCTTCAAGCAGACGTGCCGAGAGTTCATTGTGTAAATGGTTTTTCTCTTTCTCATTGAGTGCCTGCGATATCTTTGTCTCATACTGCGCTTCAAGCTCACTGTTTTTAGGGTAGTTCCCTGCAAACCAGATCAAAACGGCTGCAGCCAAAATGTAAGTTCCTGCTTTTTTCAGGTAAGATTTCGCCTGGCCATACACGGTGTGCCAGATGAGCTTCAGTGACGGCATACGGTATTTTGGCATCTCCATCACAAACGGTTCATCTTCGCCTTTAAAGACAAACATTTTAAGCACCTTTGCAGCGACCAGACCAAAAATGGCCCCGGATATATAGATAATAAACAGGATATTCCCCGCTTTTTCTTGGGCAAAAAACGCGCCTGCAAAAAGCACGTAGATAGGCAGTCTGGCACCGCAGGACATAAATCCTATGATGAAAAGCGTGATCAATCTGTCTTTTTCATTTTTAAGCGTCCGTGCCGCCATATAGGCGGGTACAGAACACCCAAACCCTGTGACCAGAGGGATAAAACTCTTTCCATGCAGTCCGAACTTATGGAAAAAACCATCCAGCAAAAAGGCCACACGGCTCATATAGCCTGTCGTCTCCAGCAGGGCAATCCCTATGAAGAGTATCAGAATATTGGGCAGGAACATGATGACCGCTCCCACACCTGCTATCATCCCGTCGGCAACCAGTGAACCCAGTTCCCCCTCACCCAGAACCGACTTGGCCTGATCTCCGAACCACCCGAAAGCAGCGTCGATATAATCCATAGGTACAGAACCCAGTTCAAATGTAAGCTGGAACAGCGCCCACATAAAGAAGAGAAAAAGCGGTATACCCAGGATCTTGTTGATAAGAAGGTTGTCTATCTTTTGTGTCAGGTTTTTGGCTTTCATTCCCTCCACAGACATCACTTCCATCTTTGCCCCTTTGGCAAAAGCAAAATGTTCATCCGCAAAGATCTCATCCAAGTCTTTGGTATTATTGTGAAGGTAAAGATGGTTCAGGGCTTCTCTTACGATAGGCAGCATCTCTATCCAGATAGGTTCATCGTGCATTTTCTTATACACATCTGTATCTTCTTGTAATAACCTTACAGCCAAATGGCGATAAGGAAGTGAACTTTTATAATTTTTCTCTTTTAGGAAGGTGACGATCGTCTCTATCTCTTCTTCTATTGGGTCACTATAGACAACCTTTGAGCCTGTCTCTTCTCTTTCATACACTTCAATGATGGCTGCTTTCAGTGCTTCAATACCTACTTTTTGTGAGGCAGAGGTTTTGATACATGGTACCCCAAGGATGGCAGAGAGCTGTTTTTCATCTATCATAATGCCTTCTTTTTGTGCCTCATCATCCATATTAAGTGCAACAATGACTTTCTTGCCCGTTTCAAGGAGTTGTGTGGTAAAGAGGAGATTTCTCTGAAGGTTCGTGGAGTCCACGACATTCACGATGATATCGTATTCATCACTTTGTAAAAAGCTCTTGGTGACCTTCTCTTCTATCGTGTATTCCGTTAAAGAGTAGGCACCAGGAAGGTCAATGATATGTATCTCATAGTCCTTGCAGCTGACCTCATCACACAGTGTAAATTCTACTTCTGTTTTATCTACGGTGACACCTGAAAAGTTACCTACTTTGAGTGTGGCATTGGATATCGCGTTAATGAGTGAGCTTTTCCCTACGTTTGGCTGTCCTGCCAATGCTATGGTTATTTTTTCCACCTATTTTCCTTATGGTATAACCTATATAAATGATAACAATTATCACTTATCTAAATTTTGATGAAGTATAGTCTACCTTCTCTTAAAAAAGTATTAAATTGAGAGTAATTATCAATTTAATAGAGTGCCTCACTAAAATGGCAAACTTTTTAAAAACTCTGCGGCCTGACCACCCAGTGCCTTATCAAGCTTCTCCTGCACCTTCTCATCTATTTTATCTTTGATCAGTGCAGAGGTATCAATGGTGATTTTTGGGCTATTGACCGACCCTTTGATCTTCCCTCTTACTCTATGGTCCTCATAGACGAATGAGAACCTGGCTGTATTGGTATTAGTGGCCGTATTGAGTCTACCCTGAGTAATATCAATACTGCTTCTTGTTCCTACCGCATGCAATGTATAATCAATGATGTTTTTGTCTATATCGGCATGAAACTTGGTGGAGGAGAAGATCACACGTGCAGGATCCTTTCCTATCGCCAAGCTTATCATTTTGGTCAGATCACTCGGTTTGATCTGGAATGAGGCGATATCCAGGTCCACCACACCGGATTTTCGTTTCAGATTGTATTTTGCTTTCCCTGAAGCCGATCCCAAAAAGTTCCTTTTGTGTCCGAGTGTCCCTAAAATATTTTCCAGAGGTACACTGCTTATCGTGCTGGTCAGGTCATCCCCTTTCAGGATATAATCGATCTTGCCTCCCAAAGAGGTCGTTGCCCCCGTTACCTGCAGTACTTTGTCTTTAGAGAACTCCCCTTTCAAGAGAAGCGGTCCATAAAGCTTTTGACCGATCAGCGGTTGCACTTCCTTTAGATCTGGAATGTCAATGGTATAACTGCTTTTCAACGTTTGCTTCTGTGCATCATACACCATATTGTCAAGCGTGATGTCTCCCACGGAACTTTTCACATCTGTATGGATCGTTCCTTTTCCCTCTTTGAATCTCCCTGAAGACTCTACGACCGCATGCATATTGAATGCCTCACCTGTCAATTGTTTCATCGCATCGGGCTGTGTTACCAGTTTGCTGCTCTTGAGAGAAAACGTTCCCTCTTGGGGGTCAAGATTCGTAAAATCTATATGGCTGTCTATGGTCCCCTTCACATACACAGGCAATCCGCTCAAGGCGAGTACCTTCTCTACAGAAAGCTCGGAGATATCTACTTTGGCAGTTTTGCTGTCATACTCAAACGCGACCTTTTTACCCAATCCTTCCGTCACACCGGAGATGCTCAGTGTATCCGTAAGGTTGAGTGTCCCTTTGGCACTGACAGGTGTAGCTTTCGCTTCTTTTGCCTTAGGGATCAATGCATTGATATCATGGACGAGGATATCGTACTCTGAGACCAGAGTGTTTTGTTTCAGGTCATATTCGAATGAAGGGAGTGTGATATCGGTCAATGTTGAGACTACCAACGCATTTCCGCTAAGCAGTGCATTCTCTATCTCTCCTTTAGATTCGAAGGTAAAGGTATTCTCTTCGGGGATCTTGTATCCTGCCATCTTTTCTACAGTCTTAGGGTTTAATACCCCTTTATCAACCTGTAGTCTATAGGTCCCGGAGATCTCTTCCAACTCCTCCAGCACCAAGTTCCCGCTGAGTTCGCCTTTGGCATAGTCGGGCTGTTTAAGAAAAGCGAGAAGCTTCTCTAAAGAGAGTTTCTCTAAAGTGACCTTGGCTGTTTCTCCTAACATAAAATCGAGCACACCTCCTAAAGAGCGGCTCGTTCCGGTCACACGTGTAACTTCATCTTTCTTTTCTATATTCCCTTCTATTTTGAAAGGACCTGCCAGCTTATTCTTTGTCAGGATACGCATATCTTTCACATCCAAACGGTATGCTGCTTTGGCTTCATCAGAATCCATATCCATCACTGCATCTTTGATCTGCAAGGCAAAAAGGTTGCTTTTTATATCACCCGCCAGTTGGGCACTTTTCCCTTCCAGTGTGGCATCCACTCTTCCCTCTACATAACTTTTTTTAGGAAGGGTATAGTGATAGAGTTCTTTCACCAATGCACGATCGAACGTGGCTTTGTTCAGGACGATATGGCCATACCCGCTTGCAGTCTCTTCACCGATTTCAGGCATATTGATCTCAACATCTATCTTACCTTCTGCCAGAGCAGGATACCCCACCAGCTGTAATACTTCTGAAAAGTGTGCACCTTTCATGTTGGCCATGATCTTCTGTGCGCTCTCATCGATGAGATTGAAACGGTAGTCCAACGCTGCGCCAAGGGCTTTTCCTTGCCCCTCTACATAGATATCTTCAGGATCCCCTTTAAAGTCTCCATGAATATCTACATCCTTTACCTTGATCTGCTCATAAGTAAACCTGTCCGTTTTGATCTGATAGGTACCTTCAAATGCCTGGCTCCATAGATTATGCTCTGTAGCTACATTGACAAAAGCCTGTTTGTTGATCACTATCTCCAAGCTTGATGTCCCCGAGTCGAGTTTGAATCTATTGACCTCAACAGGTAATCCTATCTTCTCTTCCAGCGTCTCTTTGACATAGGGTTTTAGCAACTCATTACCCGTTTGACTAAAAATGAAAAAAGAGAGGCCTATGATTGTAAGCAAAAGAAACAGTACTATAGAAAGTGTTATTTTAAGTATTTTATTCATGCCTTATTATACTAAAATAAACATAGAAGTGCTAGAATACCCCATGCATTTTACATTCGGTTCGCCCTATCTATTGGCCCTACTGTTACTCTTACCCTGTTTCCTCTGGTGTAAACAGTATAGTAAACCCTACTATTTCCCTAAATTGGCATGGGTGACACGACAGAGTCCTCTTTTGAGCTGGGAGCCGTGGCTGAAAATGGCCCTCTTCACACTGATGGTCTTCGCCCTTGCAAAACCATTTGTCTATGATGCGAGCTCTGCTCAACACAAAAAAGGAAGGGATCTCATTCTATCTATTGACGCGAGCGGTTCTATGGCACAGAGCGGATTTCATCTCAAAGACCGAATGAAAACCAAATATCAAATCACCACCGAACTCTCCAAAGACTTCATAGCAAAACGTTTTGATGACAACATGGGGGTTGTCGTTTTTGGTACCTTTGCCTATACTGCTTCTCCTCTCACCTATGACCTTGAATCACTCTCATATCTGCTTGAGATGACCAATGTCGGGCTTGCAGGAGAGAGTACTGCCCTGGGTGATGCCATCATGCAGTCCATCCGTACCCTCTCTTACGGTGAGGCAAACAACAAAGTGATCGTCCTTCTTACCGACGGATACCATAATGCAGGACAAAGCTCGCCTAAAGAAGCAGTGATGAGGGCCAAAGAGCTGGGTATCAAGATCTATACCATAGGGATAGGGAAAAAATCGGATTATGATGCTTCCCTACTTGAGACCATCGCCAAACAGAGCGGTGCTAAAAGTTATGCTGCCTCTTCTGCAGAAGCCCTTTCCAAGGTCTACGACGAGATCAATGACCTGGAGCCCAGTGCGATACGGAGTGAGAACTACCTTAACCAGAAGCTGCTCATACTCTACCCTCTGGCACTGGTGTTCCTCCTTCTTTTACTCTGGGTACTCCTGACCAAAGGGGATGAAAAATGACACTGCTCTATCCAAGCTTTTTGTGGTTGCTGATCCCTCTGGCTCTTCTTTTATGGTACCGTTCACGTAAACTGATACCTCTTGTGCATCTGATCATCCTTATGCTTATTGTGCTCTCTCTTGCACGTCCCGTCCAGGAAGAGGCGCTGCAGGAAGCAAGCATAGAGGCTAAAGACATTATTATTGCATTGGATGTCTCATACTCCATGAAAGCCAAAGATATCACCCCTACACGTTACGACTTTGCAAAAGAGACCATTGCTGCCCTTCTGCAGGCAAATCCGGGTGACAACATCATGCTTATTGCCTTTACAACCAACCCGTTGCTGCTCTCTCCCCCTACTACGGACCATACACTGATCAATATTGCCCTTGAAAATCTCAATCCGGAGTTTATCCTTACCAAGGGTACCTCTCTTGAAAAGCTTTTTAAGAGACTCGCTTCCATGAAGATGGAGCATAAAAACCTCATACTGATCACAGACGGTGGAGAAGAAGAGGATCTTGATAAACTGACAACACTCCTGCAAACCTCGGATATCTCTTTGACTGTTTTGGCATTGGGAACCACACAGGGAACCACCATTGAGAACAAAGACGGAAGCCTGCTAAAAGACAAAGATGACAACCTTGTTATCTCCCGTGTCAATCCTCTTTTGGAATCACTCTCTTCCTCTGTCTCAGGCACATACCTGACCGCCTC is a genomic window of Sulfurovum sp. XGS-02 containing:
- a CDS encoding FeoA family protein; the protein is MVLSELHKGDKAEIIKVHADKALKDRLTSFGVMRGETLFVKGCSLAKQTMEIEVGSTLIALRADEAGKIEVEQIDH
- the feoB gene encoding ferrous iron transport protein B; its protein translation is MEKITIALAGQPNVGKSSLINAISNATLKVGNFSGVTVDKTEVEFTLCDEVSCKDYEIHIIDLPGAYSLTEYTIEEKVTKSFLQSDEYDIIVNVVDSTNLQRNLLFTTQLLETGKKVIVALNMDDEAQKEGIMIDEKQLSAILGVPCIKTSASQKVGIEALKAAIIEVYEREETGSKVVYSDPIEEEIETIVTFLKEKNYKSSLPYRHLAVRLLQEDTDVYKKMHDEPIWIEMLPIVREALNHLYLHNNTKDLDEIFADEHFAFAKGAKMEVMSVEGMKAKNLTQKIDNLLINKILGIPLFLFFMWALFQLTFELGSVPMDYIDAAFGWFGDQAKSVLGEGELGSLVADGMIAGVGAVIMFLPNILILFIGIALLETTGYMSRVAFLLDGFFHKFGLHGKSFIPLVTGFGCSVPAYMAARTLKNEKDRLITLFIIGFMSCGARLPIYVLFAGAFFAQEKAGNILFIIYISGAIFGLVAAKVLKMFVFKGEDEPFVMEMPKYRMPSLKLIWHTVYGQAKSYLKKAGTYILAAAVLIWFAGNYPKNSELEAQYETKISQALNEKEKNHLHNELSARLLEESYLGKIGHASEPFFAPLGFDWRMAVALESGLAAKEVVVSTLGVLYALGDEVDEGNEGLIAKIKANIPFAAAIAFVVFVMVYLPCLAASMVFAKEAGGWKYLVYLFFMTTVTAWILSFVAYHVTLMMTGV
- a CDS encoding VWA domain-containing protein; the protein is MHFTFGSPYLLALLLLLPCFLWCKQYSKPYYFPKLAWVTRQSPLLSWEPWLKMALFTLMVFALAKPFVYDASSAQHKKGRDLILSIDASGSMAQSGFHLKDRMKTKYQITTELSKDFIAKRFDDNMGVVVFGTFAYTASPLTYDLESLSYLLEMTNVGLAGESTALGDAIMQSIRTLSYGEANNKVIVLLTDGYHNAGQSSPKEAVMRAKELGIKIYTIGIGKKSDYDASLLETIAKQSGAKSYAASSAEALSKVYDEINDLEPSAIRSENYLNQKLLILYPLALVFLLLLLWVLLTKGDEK